One stretch of Pseudoalteromonas shioyasakiensis DNA includes these proteins:
- a CDS encoding glutathione peroxidase — MDSIYRFNAQLASGENFSLESLQGKTALIVNIASKCNFSVQMASLEKLYLEYKQQGFTVLGFACNQFGHNEPLDGNELQAFYQQHFDVSFPIFNKVLVNGPDAHPLFNHLKCHTRGIAQNRAIKWNFTKFLINSEGQLVARYAPRTKPETLKMVIESNLNDETGLIQCAKI, encoded by the coding sequence ATGGATAGTATATATCGTTTCAACGCCCAGCTTGCATCTGGTGAAAATTTTAGCCTTGAATCGCTACAAGGAAAAACAGCGCTTATCGTCAATATTGCCAGTAAATGTAATTTTTCAGTGCAAATGGCAAGCCTTGAAAAGCTCTATCTAGAATATAAACAGCAAGGATTTACTGTGCTTGGGTTTGCATGTAATCAATTTGGCCACAATGAGCCCCTTGATGGCAATGAGCTACAAGCTTTTTATCAGCAGCACTTTGATGTCAGTTTTCCTATTTTTAACAAAGTATTAGTTAACGGCCCTGATGCCCACCCTTTATTTAATCATTTAAAGTGTCATACCCGTGGAATTGCACAAAACCGCGCAATTAAATGGAATTTCACCAAATTTCTTATAAACTCAGAGGGTCAACTCGTTGCGCGATATGCCCCGCGTACCAAACCCGAAACCCTCAAAATGGTGATAGAGAGTAATTTAAATGATGAAACTGGCCTTATTCAGTGCGCAAAAATATGA